The following are from one region of the Actinoplanes sp. L3-i22 genome:
- a CDS encoding N-acyl homoserine lactonase family protein: MTDITVRRVDYGYFVRPAEETGTGAARVEPALGYLIDHPAGRILVDTGMGRVPGVDAHYQPRRVALGEALAVAGGKIDEIRYVVNCHLHFDHCGGNAELAGAPVFTQRNELALARTSEEYLAELVDHPGAVLTELDGETEILPGVLIVPTPGHTAGHQSVVVTTGDGTVIVAGQSHDHATAFTGDVLGRRAGVGRPPAWLDRLLALDPRRVLFAHDNAVWTP; this comes from the coding sequence ATGACCGACATCACTGTTCGGCGCGTGGACTATGGGTATTTTGTCCGGCCGGCCGAGGAGACCGGGACCGGGGCGGCGCGGGTCGAGCCCGCGCTCGGCTACCTGATCGACCATCCGGCCGGCCGGATCCTGGTGGATACCGGGATGGGGCGGGTGCCGGGGGTGGACGCGCACTATCAACCCCGCCGGGTCGCTCTGGGCGAGGCGCTCGCGGTTGCCGGTGGCAAGATCGACGAGATTCGGTACGTCGTCAACTGTCACCTGCATTTCGACCACTGCGGCGGGAACGCGGAGCTGGCCGGGGCTCCGGTCTTCACACAGCGGAACGAGCTGGCTCTGGCGCGGACGTCCGAGGAGTACCTCGCCGAGCTGGTCGATCATCCCGGCGCCGTCCTGACCGAGCTCGACGGGGAGACCGAGATCCTTCCCGGGGTGCTGATCGTGCCCACGCCCGGGCACACCGCCGGACATCAGTCGGTCGTGGTCACCACCGGCGACGGCACGGTGATCGTCGCCGGTCAGAGCCATGATCACGCGACCGCGTTCACCGGGGACGTGCTGGGCCGGCGCGCGGGGGTCGGGCGGCCGCCGGCCTGGCTCGACCGGCTGCTGGCCCTGGATCCGCGCCGGGTGCTCTTCGCCCACGACAACGCCGTCTGGACCCCCTGA
- a CDS encoding fumarylacetoacetate hydrolase family protein: MRFARFVHAKGVSFGVVEGDGASGLTVAEISSLPFEQVAFTGQRWALPDVRLLAPIFSSKVIGVGRNYADHAAEMGNEVPKEPLIFIKPSTSVIGPNDAIRIPSVTTQVEEEAELAVVIGASGARRVDRAGAEKAIFGYTCANDVTARDLQRKDPQWTRAKGFDSFCPLGPWIETDLDVSDLEVRCEVGRNAQNMEVRQIGRTKDMVFDIPTLVSYVSHVMTLLPGDVILTGTPAGVSKIEPGDTVSVTVQGIGELRNTVVALD, encoded by the coding sequence GTGCGCTTCGCCCGCTTTGTTCATGCCAAGGGAGTGTCCTTCGGCGTCGTCGAGGGTGACGGCGCCTCCGGCCTCACGGTGGCCGAGATCAGCAGCCTCCCGTTCGAACAGGTGGCCTTCACCGGGCAGCGCTGGGCGCTTCCGGACGTGCGCCTGCTCGCGCCGATCTTCTCCAGCAAGGTGATCGGGGTCGGCCGCAACTACGCCGACCACGCCGCCGAGATGGGCAACGAGGTGCCCAAGGAGCCGCTGATCTTCATCAAGCCGTCCACCTCGGTGATCGGGCCGAACGACGCGATCCGGATCCCGTCGGTGACCACCCAGGTCGAGGAGGAGGCCGAGCTCGCCGTCGTGATCGGCGCCAGCGGCGCCCGCCGCGTCGACCGGGCCGGCGCCGAGAAGGCGATCTTCGGCTACACCTGCGCCAACGACGTGACCGCCCGGGACCTGCAGCGCAAGGATCCGCAGTGGACCCGGGCCAAGGGCTTCGACTCGTTCTGCCCGCTCGGGCCGTGGATCGAGACCGACCTCGACGTCAGCGACCTGGAGGTGCGGTGTGAGGTCGGCCGCAACGCGCAGAACATGGAGGTCCGGCAGATCGGCCGGACCAAGGACATGGTCTTCGACATCCCGACCCTGGTGTCCTACGTCTCGCACGTGATGACGCTGCTGCCCGGCGACGTGATCCTGACCGGCACGCCGGCCGGCGTCAGCAAGATCGAGCCGGGGGACACCGTGTCGGTGACCGTGCAGGGCATCGGCGAGCTGCGCAACACCGTGGTGGCGCTGGACTGA
- a CDS encoding helix-turn-helix transcriptional regulator, giving the protein MASEITYNRIAMLRAERGISRRQLADALGVHYQTVGYLERGEFSPSLHLALRICQYFEVPVEVVFALEPFPRLGAASRPA; this is encoded by the coding sequence ATGGCGAGCGAGATCACGTACAACCGGATCGCGATGCTGCGCGCCGAGCGGGGCATCTCCCGGCGGCAGCTGGCGGACGCGCTCGGGGTGCACTACCAGACCGTCGGCTACCTGGAGCGGGGCGAGTTCAGCCCGAGCCTCCACCTCGCGTTGCGCATCTGTCAGTACTTCGAGGTCCCGGTCGAGGTGGTGTTCGCCCTGGAGCCGTTCCCGCGGCTCGGTGCGGCGTCCCGTCCGGCGTAG
- a CDS encoding ABC transporter permease: protein MTPIKMGFRRGWIEIRHTLTNGTDLWSYLFPAVLLLGTVFFMRNATVPGTSFSLGARTLPSVFGMGMAMGGLMTTAQQLIMDREDGTLLRAKAVPSGMTSYLAGKVVLIGGMTLVGFLIQLIPGLFLVDGLSVDGGGWLTLAWLIPIGFAATLPLGAAIGSLFDDPRNMALVVLPIFGTIAISGIFYPISDFPGWLQGLAQVLPMYWLGLGMRSVFLPDSLAAVEIGHSWRHLETFGVLAGWAVVGLLLAPVLLRRMAARESGSAVEARRERALSRVGR from the coding sequence ATGACTCCGATCAAGATGGGGTTCCGGCGCGGGTGGATCGAGATCCGGCACACCCTCACCAACGGGACCGATCTGTGGTCGTACCTGTTCCCGGCGGTCCTGCTGCTGGGCACGGTCTTCTTCATGCGGAACGCGACGGTGCCCGGCACCTCGTTCTCGCTCGGCGCCCGCACCCTGCCCAGCGTCTTCGGCATGGGCATGGCGATGGGCGGCCTGATGACCACCGCCCAGCAGCTGATCATGGACCGGGAGGACGGCACGCTGCTGCGGGCCAAGGCCGTCCCGAGCGGGATGACCAGCTACCTGGCCGGCAAGGTGGTGCTGATCGGCGGGATGACGCTGGTCGGCTTCCTGATCCAGCTGATCCCCGGCCTGTTCCTGGTGGACGGCCTGTCGGTGGACGGCGGCGGCTGGCTGACCCTGGCCTGGCTGATCCCGATCGGCTTCGCGGCCACCCTGCCGCTGGGCGCGGCGATCGGCTCGCTCTTCGACGACCCGCGCAACATGGCCCTGGTGGTGCTGCCGATCTTCGGCACCATCGCGATCTCCGGCATCTTCTATCCGATCAGCGACTTCCCCGGCTGGCTGCAGGGCCTGGCCCAGGTCCTGCCGATGTACTGGCTAGGGTTGGGCATGCGTTCGGTCTTCCTGCCCGATTCCCTGGCCGCGGTGGAGATCGGGCACTCCTGGCGGCACCTGGAGACGTTCGGGGTGCTGGCCGGCTGGGCGGTCGTCGGGCTGCTGCTGGCCCCGGTGCTGCTGCGGCGGATGGCGGCCCGCGAGTCCGGCTCGGCCGTCGAGGCCCGGCGGGAGCGGGCGCTGTCCCGAGTGGGGCGCTGA
- a CDS encoding ABC transporter ATP-binding protein, which yields MTEAVLKSASGEPLVAESVIEVRDLRMRYGPKEVLDGIGFAAQPGEVIALLGPNGAGKTTTIEILEGFRRRSAGHVRVLGVDPERGNERWRARLGVVLQSWRDHGKWQVRELLEHIGRHFAPFTTDRIVRPWPVDELLAAVGLTDSGRTRVSKLSGGQRRRLDVAIGIVGRPELLFLDEPTVGFDPAARREFHDLIHELTDMADTTVLLTTHDLDEAEKLADRILILAGGRIIAEGSADELSRQVAGETEIRWTRDGQRFVHSTADATAYVRELFRQYGEAIGDLEVRRSSLEETYMKLVQQAEATR from the coding sequence ATGACGGAGGCGGTACTGAAGAGCGCCAGCGGCGAGCCGCTGGTCGCCGAGTCGGTCATTGAGGTCCGTGACCTGCGGATGCGATACGGCCCCAAAGAGGTGCTGGACGGCATCGGCTTCGCGGCGCAGCCCGGCGAGGTGATCGCGCTGCTCGGGCCGAACGGTGCCGGCAAGACCACCACGATCGAGATCCTCGAGGGCTTCCGGCGCCGCTCGGCCGGCCACGTCCGGGTGCTCGGCGTCGACCCGGAGCGGGGCAACGAGCGCTGGCGGGCCCGGCTCGGCGTGGTCCTGCAGTCCTGGCGCGACCACGGCAAGTGGCAGGTCCGTGAGCTGCTGGAGCACATCGGCCGGCACTTCGCGCCGTTCACCACCGACCGGATCGTCCGCCCCTGGCCGGTCGACGAGCTGCTGGCCGCGGTCGGCCTGACCGACTCCGGGCGCACCCGGGTGAGCAAGCTCTCCGGCGGCCAGCGCCGCAGGCTGGACGTGGCGATCGGCATCGTCGGCCGTCCCGAGCTGCTCTTCCTGGACGAGCCGACGGTCGGGTTCGACCCGGCCGCCCGGCGCGAGTTCCACGATCTGATCCACGAGCTGACCGACATGGCCGACACCACGGTCCTGCTCACCACGCACGACCTGGACGAGGCGGAGAAACTCGCCGACCGGATCCTGATCCTGGCCGGCGGGCGGATCATCGCCGAGGGCTCGGCCGACGAGCTGTCCCGGCAGGTGGCCGGCGAGACCGAGATCCGCTGGACCCGGGACGGGCAGCGGTTCGTGCACTCCACGGCGGATGCCACGGCCTATGTGCGCGAGCTCTTCCGTCAGTACGGCGAGGCCATCGGTGACCTGGAGGTGCGCCGGTCCAGTCTGGAGGAGACGTACATGAAGCTGGTCCAGCAGGCGGAGGCGACCCGATGA
- a CDS encoding 3-methyladenine DNA glycosylase, translating to MGIKQVRALTTTLPSATWTPLARAHAERADQMTAGHRARRATGEKHAIEDFLYDYYNTRPAMLRRWHPGVGAGLTPAPDGLAEHAGWKFYATYEDDVVALDLDAFVHARGESVRYIHGLLTATASRPVFSGCFGLHEWAMVYRDPEHRHQLPLRLGQSETDKVVEQHTIRCTHFDAFRFFTPEAVGLNRLQPTRATQVDLDQPGCLHAAMDVHKWAQKLGPAVPGALALDCFALAGEIRLLDMQASPYDLTSYGHPPVKIETPDGKAEYVGRQRELARRAAGLRSRLIRVCEALLGPEGAARNREAVAPYNHR from the coding sequence ATGGGGATCAAGCAGGTGAGGGCACTCACCACCACGCTGCCCTCGGCTACCTGGACACCCCTCGCCCGGGCGCACGCCGAGCGTGCCGACCAGATGACCGCGGGCCACCGCGCCCGCCGGGCGACGGGTGAGAAACACGCCATCGAGGATTTCCTCTACGACTACTACAACACCCGCCCGGCGATGCTGCGCCGCTGGCATCCGGGCGTCGGCGCCGGCCTGACCCCGGCCCCCGACGGCCTGGCCGAGCACGCCGGGTGGAAGTTCTACGCGACCTACGAGGACGACGTCGTCGCCCTCGACCTGGACGCGTTCGTGCACGCCCGGGGCGAGAGCGTGCGGTACATCCACGGCCTGCTCACCGCGACCGCGTCGCGCCCGGTCTTCTCCGGGTGCTTCGGCCTGCACGAGTGGGCGATGGTCTACCGCGACCCGGAGCACCGGCATCAGCTGCCGCTGCGCCTGGGCCAGTCGGAGACCGACAAGGTGGTCGAGCAGCACACCATCCGCTGCACGCACTTCGACGCGTTCCGGTTCTTCACGCCGGAGGCGGTCGGTCTCAACCGGCTGCAGCCCACCCGGGCCACCCAGGTCGACCTGGATCAGCCGGGCTGCCTGCACGCGGCGATGGATGTCCACAAGTGGGCGCAGAAGCTGGGGCCGGCCGTCCCGGGCGCGCTGGCGCTGGACTGTTTCGCCCTGGCCGGCGAGATCCGCCTGCTGGACATGCAGGCGAGTCCGTACGATCTGACCTCCTACGGGCATCCCCCGGTGAAGATCGAGACCCCGGACGGCAAGGCGGAGTACGTGGGCCGGCAGCGCGAGCTGGCCCGCCGGGCGGCCGGGCTGCGCAGCCGCCTGATCCGGGTCTGCGAGGCGCTTCTCGGGCCGGAGGGCGCCGCCCGCAATCGCGAGGCGGTCGCCCCTTACAACCACCGTTGA
- a CDS encoding tyrosine-protein phosphatase, which yields MVAESYSRNLGFSATYNFRDVGGYPGLDGRQVRWRRLFRADSLHRIDEADTAAFTALGIRTVIDLRRPFEVEKFGRVHERYGLDYRNLTLQHVDWEQVGHPEGTVHERWLADRYLNFAEDGWESIRDSLRLIADPAAAPVVVHCMAGKDRTGTVCALTLSLLGVDDADIAADYALTTEAMAPLTEYLLRTDPEAVRGNEHMFDSPPAAMLLFLADLRALHGSVENYVRETGLTGTEIAAMRRHLLTD from the coding sequence GTGGTTGCCGAATCTTACTCGCGAAATCTCGGGTTCTCCGCCACCTACAACTTCCGCGACGTCGGGGGATACCCCGGCCTCGACGGCCGTCAGGTGCGCTGGCGCCGGCTCTTCCGGGCCGACTCGCTGCACCGGATCGACGAGGCGGACACCGCCGCCTTCACCGCCCTGGGCATCCGGACCGTGATCGACCTGCGCCGCCCGTTCGAGGTGGAGAAGTTCGGCCGCGTCCACGAGCGGTACGGGCTGGACTACCGCAACCTCACCCTCCAGCACGTCGACTGGGAGCAGGTCGGCCATCCGGAGGGGACGGTGCACGAGCGCTGGCTCGCCGATCGGTACCTGAACTTCGCCGAGGACGGCTGGGAGAGCATCCGCGACTCGCTGCGCCTGATCGCCGACCCGGCGGCCGCCCCGGTGGTGGTGCACTGCATGGCCGGCAAGGACCGGACCGGCACGGTCTGCGCGCTGACGCTGTCCCTGCTCGGGGTCGACGACGCGGACATCGCCGCGGACTACGCGCTGACCACCGAGGCGATGGCGCCGCTCACCGAATACCTGCTGCGGACCGATCCCGAGGCGGTGCGCGGCAACGAGCACATGTTCGACTCGCCGCCGGCCGCGATGCTGCTCTTCCTGGCCGACCTGCGCGCGCTGCACGGGTCGGTGGAGAACTACGTCCGCGAGACCGGCCTCACCGGGACCGAGATCGCCGCGATGCGCCGCCACCTGTTGACCGACTGA
- the cimA gene encoding citramalate synthase translates to MDYQVFDTTLRDGGQREGISYTVADKLAVARLLDEFGVGFIEGGWPGAMPKDTEFFERAKTELELKNAVLVAFGATRKANVDVAGDPQVKALLDAGTPVVCVVAKSDVRHVERALRTTPEENLAMVRDTVEHLVANGRRAFVDCEHFFDGFRFDPAYTSSVVKTAIDAGAERVVMCDTNGGMLPSMITKAINEVVERTGVSADRLGIHCQNDTACAVANTIAAVEAGVEHFQCTANGYGERPGNADLFAVVSNLQLKLGRKVLPDGCLEKATRVSSALAEIANIAPDTHQAYVGAAAFAHKAGLHASAIKVDPLLYNHVDPAVVGNDMRILVTEMAGRASIELKSRELGIDLAGHPDTLSTVTRKVKDLEAGGWSFEAADASFELLVRSELPGSEVTTPFTLESYRVLVEHREDGKVISEATVKIRVKGERVIATAEGNGPVNALDEALRGALSNHYPALKSFELTDFKVRILEGTHGTNAITRVLLETGDHQREWTTVGVHENIVEASWTALVDALTYGLSKS, encoded by the coding sequence ATGGACTATCAGGTGTTCGACACGACGCTGCGCGACGGGGGGCAGCGCGAGGGAATCAGCTACACGGTCGCCGACAAGCTCGCCGTCGCGCGGTTGCTGGACGAGTTCGGCGTCGGTTTCATCGAGGGCGGCTGGCCGGGCGCCATGCCGAAGGACACCGAGTTCTTCGAACGCGCGAAGACCGAGCTCGAGCTGAAGAACGCGGTCCTGGTGGCATTCGGGGCGACCCGCAAGGCCAACGTCGACGTGGCCGGGGATCCGCAGGTCAAGGCCCTGCTGGACGCGGGCACCCCGGTGGTCTGCGTGGTGGCCAAGTCGGACGTCCGGCACGTGGAGCGGGCGCTGCGCACCACGCCCGAGGAGAACCTGGCGATGGTCCGGGACACGGTCGAGCACCTGGTCGCGAACGGCCGGCGCGCGTTCGTGGACTGCGAGCACTTCTTCGACGGCTTCCGGTTCGACCCGGCGTACACCTCGTCGGTGGTCAAGACCGCGATCGACGCCGGCGCCGAGCGCGTGGTCATGTGCGACACCAACGGGGGCATGCTCCCCTCGATGATCACCAAGGCGATCAACGAGGTCGTCGAGCGCACCGGGGTGAGCGCCGACCGGCTCGGCATCCACTGCCAGAACGACACCGCGTGCGCGGTCGCGAACACCATCGCCGCGGTCGAGGCCGGGGTCGAGCACTTCCAGTGCACCGCGAACGGATACGGCGAGCGCCCCGGCAACGCCGACCTGTTCGCCGTGGTCAGCAACCTGCAACTCAAGCTCGGGCGGAAGGTCCTACCGGACGGATGCCTGGAGAAGGCGACGCGGGTCTCGTCCGCGCTCGCCGAGATCGCCAATATCGCCCCCGACACCCACCAGGCCTATGTCGGGGCCGCGGCGTTCGCCCACAAGGCGGGCCTGCACGCGAGTGCGATCAAGGTGGATCCGCTGCTGTACAACCACGTCGACCCGGCGGTTGTCGGCAATGACATGCGGATCCTGGTGACCGAGATGGCCGGCCGGGCCAGCATCGAGCTCAAGAGTCGCGAGCTCGGCATCGACCTGGCCGGCCATCCGGACACCCTCTCCACGGTCACCCGGAAGGTGAAGGACCTGGAGGCGGGCGGCTGGTCCTTCGAGGCCGCGGACGCCTCGTTCGAGCTGCTGGTGCGGAGTGAGCTCCCGGGCAGCGAGGTCACCACGCCGTTCACGCTGGAGTCCTACCGGGTGCTGGTCGAGCACCGTGAGGACGGCAAGGTGATCTCCGAGGCGACCGTCAAGATCCGCGTCAAGGGCGAGCGGGTGATCGCCACCGCCGAGGGCAACGGCCCGGTCAACGCCCTCGACGAGGCGCTGCGCGGGGCGCTCTCCAACCACTACCCGGCGCTGAAGTCGTTCGAGCTGACCGACTTCAAGGTCCGGATCCTGGAAGGCACCCACGGCACCAACGCGATCACCCGCGTCCTGCTGGAGACCGGTGACCACCAGCGCGAGTGGACCACGGTCGGCGTGCACGAGAACATCGTCGAGGCCAGCTGGACCGCGCTGGTCGACGCGCTCACCTACGGCTTGAGCAAGAGCTGA
- the thrS gene encoding threonine--tRNA ligase: protein MIDHRRLGRELDLFDSDPLIGAGLPFWLPAGAAARREVENYLHDLERRHGYQHVYSPVLGKRQMFELSGHLANFAGDMFPPMPVGADELMLRPSMCPHHALIFRARQRSYRDLPVRIAELGQMFRQERSGVLGGLSRVRSIALNDSHVFCAPEQAADEVAGVLRLMREAHAALGLRPASFQLSLRGPGKKYGGREETWAAGEALLRGALSAERIGYEVKAGEAAFYGPKIDVQVVDAAGREWTIATVQIDFHQPERFDLSYIDASGAKARPVMVHRSLAGSMERLFGQLIEEHGGAFPVWYAPIQLAVMPLGVDSSFARDAVAAGLRVSEHHDGSLGARIRAASKVPYVAVIGAREAAEGLVSLRLRDGRQLDPMPGAEAIALISAVAAARLPDQLLLKP from the coding sequence ATGATCGACCACCGCAGACTCGGCCGCGAGCTCGACCTCTTCGACTCCGACCCGCTGATCGGCGCCGGCCTGCCGTTCTGGCTCCCGGCCGGCGCCGCCGCGCGCCGCGAGGTGGAGAACTACCTGCACGACCTCGAGCGCCGCCACGGCTACCAGCACGTGTACTCGCCGGTGCTGGGCAAACGGCAGATGTTCGAGCTCTCCGGGCACCTGGCGAACTTCGCCGGCGACATGTTCCCGCCGATGCCGGTCGGTGCGGACGAGCTGATGCTGCGGCCCAGCATGTGCCCGCATCACGCGCTGATCTTCCGGGCGCGGCAACGGTCGTACCGGGATCTGCCGGTGCGGATCGCCGAGCTGGGCCAGATGTTCCGCCAGGAGCGGTCCGGCGTGCTCGGCGGCCTGTCCCGGGTGCGGTCGATCGCGCTCAACGACTCGCACGTCTTCTGCGCGCCCGAGCAGGCCGCCGACGAGGTCGCCGGGGTGCTGCGGCTGATGCGGGAGGCCCACGCCGCGCTCGGCCTGCGGCCGGCGAGCTTCCAGCTCTCGCTGCGCGGGCCGGGAAAGAAATACGGTGGGCGGGAGGAGACCTGGGCGGCCGGCGAGGCCTTGCTGCGGGGCGCGCTTTCTGCAGAGCGGATTGGGTACGAGGTGAAGGCCGGCGAAGCCGCGTTCTACGGTCCCAAGATCGACGTGCAGGTCGTGGACGCGGCCGGCCGGGAGTGGACCATCGCCACCGTCCAGATCGACTTCCACCAGCCGGAGCGGTTCGATCTGTCGTACATCGACGCGTCCGGCGCCAAGGCCCGCCCGGTGATGGTCCACCGGAGTCTGGCCGGGTCGATGGAGCGCCTGTTCGGCCAGCTCATCGAGGAGCACGGCGGCGCGTTCCCGGTCTGGTACGCCCCGATCCAACTGGCCGTCATGCCCCTCGGCGTCGACTCGTCGTTCGCCCGGGACGCCGTCGCCGCGGGGCTGCGGGTTTCCGAACATCACGACGGCTCGCTCGGGGCGCGGATCCGGGCTGCGTCCAAGGTGCCCTACGTCGCGGTGATCGGCGCCCGAGAGGCCGCCGAGGGCCTGGTTTCGCTGCGGCTGCGGGACGGGCGGCAGCTGGACCCGATGCCGGGGGCGGAGGCGATCGCACTGATCAGCGCGGTCGCCGCCGCCCGACTACCTGATCAGCTCTTGCTCAAGCCGTAG
- a CDS encoding GNAT family N-acetyltransferase, protein MSLTIRPLTVDDVPELAAVLAANRDYLAPWDPIRDDSYYTEDGQRKIVSEVLRGGGSLPHVIRADGELIGRVNLNNLVRGPFQSCSLGYWVASAHAGRGVASFAVAEILRRAFTEYDLHRVEAGTLLTNERSQRVLLKNGFERFGTAPRYLKIAGEWQDHHLYQIVAENWLARHDDRA, encoded by the coding sequence ATGAGCCTGACCATCCGCCCACTGACCGTGGACGACGTGCCCGAGCTGGCCGCCGTCCTGGCCGCGAACCGGGACTACCTGGCGCCCTGGGACCCGATCCGCGACGACAGCTACTACACCGAGGACGGCCAGCGGAAGATCGTCTCGGAGGTGCTGCGCGGCGGCGGCTCGCTGCCGCACGTGATCCGGGCCGACGGCGAGCTGATCGGCCGGGTCAACCTGAACAACCTGGTCCGCGGCCCGTTCCAGTCGTGCAGCCTGGGCTACTGGGTGGCCTCGGCGCACGCCGGCCGGGGGGTGGCGTCGTTCGCGGTCGCCGAGATCCTGCGGCGCGCGTTCACCGAGTACGACCTGCACCGGGTCGAGGCCGGCACGCTGCTGACCAACGAGCGGTCGCAGCGGGTGCTGCTGAAGAACGGCTTCGAGCGGTTCGGCACGGCGCCGCGCTACCTCAAGATCGCCGGGGAGTGGCAGGACCACCACCTGTACCAGATCGTCGCGGAAAACTGGTTGGCCCGTCATGACGACCGGGCCTAA
- a CDS encoding endonuclease/exonuclease/phosphatase family protein, whose protein sequence is MTIIDAPVEARPIRRRSVTVLLWLLVVPGLVWTGLRLVGWEPGRLIQLMAFTPYVAIGSLIPLLLTLIFRRWLAGVVAVVIAGTLAACVLPRTLPDLDRGAAEGVRVRFMTANLLFGGADAAEIVALVRQNDVAVLALQEFSPGAETRLAAAGLGELLPFHSLAAEPGASGSGLYSRFPLIEPGSQRNRGGFWQTFGTIQPPGAAPVFVESVHPLAPSAPDTFAGWKTDLANEPRSDGDNPRRILLGDFNSTLDHGALRRLIAHGYRDAADTVGRGLIGTWGPYDGDPIPPVIIDHVLVDEQIGVTKVSVHPVRDSDHRSVVAELILPAAS, encoded by the coding sequence ATGACGATCATCGACGCGCCGGTGGAGGCGCGCCCGATCCGGCGCCGCTCGGTCACCGTTCTGCTCTGGCTGCTGGTCGTGCCCGGTCTGGTGTGGACCGGGCTCCGGCTGGTGGGCTGGGAGCCGGGGCGGCTGATCCAGCTGATGGCCTTCACGCCGTACGTCGCAATCGGGTCTTTGATCCCGTTGCTCTTGACCTTGATCTTTCGCCGTTGGCTCGCCGGCGTGGTGGCCGTGGTGATCGCCGGCACGCTGGCGGCGTGCGTCCTGCCGCGCACCCTGCCGGATCTGGACCGGGGCGCGGCGGAGGGCGTCCGGGTGCGCTTCATGACCGCGAACCTGCTGTTCGGCGGCGCGGACGCGGCCGAGATCGTCGCCCTGGTGCGGCAGAACGACGTGGCCGTGCTGGCGCTGCAGGAGTTCTCGCCGGGCGCGGAGACCCGGCTGGCCGCGGCCGGTCTGGGCGAGTTGCTGCCGTTCCACTCGCTGGCGGCCGAGCCGGGCGCGAGCGGCTCCGGGCTGTACTCGAGGTTTCCGCTGATCGAGCCCGGTTCCCAGCGCAACCGTGGCGGTTTCTGGCAGACGTTCGGCACGATCCAGCCGCCGGGTGCCGCGCCGGTCTTCGTCGAGTCGGTGCATCCGCTGGCGCCGTCCGCGCCGGACACGTTCGCCGGCTGGAAGACCGACCTGGCGAACGAGCCCCGCTCGGACGGGGACAACCCGCGCCGGATCCTGCTCGGCGACTTCAACTCCACGCTGGACCACGGCGCGCTGCGGCGGCTGATCGCGCACGGTTACCGGGACGCGGCGGACACCGTGGGCCGGGGCCTGATCGGCACCTGGGGGCCGTACGACGGCGATCCGATCCCACCGGTCATCATCGACCATGTTCTTGTCGACGAGCAGATCGGAGTGACGAAGGTGTCCGTTCACCCGGTGCGGGATTCCGATCACCGCAGCGTGGTCGCCGAGCTGATCCTGCCGGCGGCGTCATGA